In one window of Skermanella rosea DNA:
- a CDS encoding gamma-glutamylcyclotransferase family protein, with amino-acid sequence MASSLIDPAVLALASGYPYAFPACSYLFRDGAQHPLPAGLPALLADRVPVIACGSNRAPEQLARKFRDWPHPLAIPVLCGRLAGFDVVYSAHFTRYGALPATLHPAPGAAPDVVVEIAVQWLTAAELERMDATEGIGVNYDRRGLDGIRLEIDGLGVIDSAEAYLSRRGALAIDGRPVALAAIPCAGRTWPALDQPGVLEAVRTRLAPGSTLDGFIHAVVTDPDYRAEQTAALALEALRPA; translated from the coding sequence ATGGCTTCCTCCCTCATCGACCCCGCGGTCCTGGCCCTGGCCTCCGGCTATCCCTACGCGTTCCCGGCCTGCTCCTACCTGTTCCGGGACGGGGCGCAGCATCCGCTTCCGGCCGGTCTGCCGGCTCTGCTGGCGGACCGCGTGCCGGTGATCGCCTGCGGCTCCAACCGGGCGCCGGAACAGCTCGCCCGGAAGTTCAGGGACTGGCCGCACCCCCTCGCGATCCCCGTGCTGTGCGGCAGGCTGGCCGGGTTCGACGTGGTCTATTCGGCCCATTTCACCCGCTACGGCGCCCTGCCGGCCACCCTGCATCCGGCGCCCGGCGCCGCTCCCGACGTGGTGGTCGAGATCGCCGTGCAGTGGCTGACCGCGGCCGAGCTGGAGCGGATGGACGCGACCGAGGGGATCGGCGTCAATTACGACCGCCGGGGGCTGGACGGCATCCGGCTGGAGATCGACGGGCTGGGCGTGATCGACTCCGCCGAGGCCTATCTCAGCCGGCGCGGCGCCCTGGCGATCGACGGACGGCCGGTCGCCCTCGCCGCGATTCCCTGCGCCGGCCGGACCTGGCCCGCCCTGGACCAGCCGGGCGTGCTGGAAGCCGTCCGGACCCGGCTCGCCCCGGGAAGCACATTGGACGGCTTCATCCACGCCGTCGTGACGGACCCGGATTATCGCGCGGAGCAGACTGCGGCCCTGGCGCTGGAAGCCCTCAGGCCGGCCTAA
- a CDS encoding putative signal transducing protein translates to MKELLRTVDPVLLSWLTALLADAGIEAVVLDTYTSILEGSIGAIPRRLMVAEEDYAAARRILEETGHLAPD, encoded by the coding sequence ATGAAGGAACTCCTGCGCACGGTCGATCCGGTGCTGCTCTCGTGGCTGACGGCCCTGCTGGCCGACGCCGGCATAGAGGCGGTCGTGCTCGACACCTACACCAGCATCCTGGAAGGCAGCATCGGCGCGATCCCGCGGCGCCTGATGGTGGCGGAGGAGGATTACGCCGCGGCCCGCAGGATCCTGGAGGAGACGGGCCACCTTGCTCCCGACTGA
- the ubiA gene encoding 4-hydroxybenzoate octaprenyltransferase — MTPAPAPIGAAEPNRDGFTDIRPDGWIDRHAPAAVRPYLKLARLDRPIGTWLLLFPCWWSQALATQGWPDPWMMILFGIGAVVMRGAGCTVNDILDRDIDGLVERTRTRPIPSGQVTVRQALAFVVFQMLVGLAVLVQFNLFTIALGAASLVLVFTYPLMKRITWWPQAFLGLTFNWGALVGWAAVTGGLDLPALLLYAAGIVWTLGYDTIYAHQDKEDDARIGVKSTALRLGDASKIWIYGFYTLTYGGLLAAGLAAGLGLWFQLLLTAALLQLAWQVGTWRPDDPADCLSKFKSNRWFGWLVLGAIVAGRVS, encoded by the coding sequence ATGACGCCAGCCCCAGCCCCGATCGGTGCCGCGGAACCGAACCGCGACGGGTTCACCGACATCCGGCCCGACGGATGGATCGACCGCCATGCCCCGGCTGCCGTGCGGCCCTATCTGAAGCTGGCGCGGCTGGATCGTCCGATCGGGACCTGGCTGCTGCTGTTCCCCTGTTGGTGGAGCCAGGCGCTGGCGACCCAGGGCTGGCCCGATCCCTGGATGATGATCCTGTTCGGGATCGGCGCCGTCGTGATGCGCGGCGCCGGCTGCACGGTCAACGACATCCTGGACCGCGACATCGACGGCCTGGTGGAGCGGACCCGGACCCGGCCGATCCCGAGCGGCCAGGTGACGGTGCGTCAGGCGCTGGCGTTCGTGGTGTTCCAGATGCTGGTCGGCTTGGCGGTGCTGGTGCAGTTCAACCTCTTCACGATAGCGCTCGGGGCGGCGTCCCTGGTCCTGGTCTTCACCTATCCGCTGATGAAGCGGATCACCTGGTGGCCCCAGGCCTTCCTGGGCCTGACCTTCAACTGGGGGGCGCTGGTCGGCTGGGCGGCGGTGACCGGCGGGCTCGACCTGCCGGCGCTGCTCCTCTACGCCGCCGGGATCGTCTGGACGCTGGGATACGACACGATCTACGCCCACCAGGACAAGGAGGACGACGCCCGCATCGGCGTCAAGTCCACGGCGCTGCGCCTGGGCGACGCCTCCAAGATCTGGATCTACGGGTTCTACACGCTGACCTATGGCGGGCTGCTCGCGGCCGGGCTGGCCGCCGGGCTGGGCCTCTGGTTCCAGCTCCTGCTGACCGCGGCGCTGCTTCAGCTCGCCTGGCAGGTCGGGACATGGCGGCCGGACGATCCGGCGGACTGCCTGTCCAAGTTCAAGTCGAACCGCTGGTTCGGCTGGCTGGTGCTGGGCGCCATTGTCGCAGGCCGGGTATCGTGA
- a CDS encoding UbiD family decarboxylase, with protein MPYSSLRDFMDRLERSGRLVRVKTPVSPVLEMTEIHTRLLAQQGPAVLFENVVRPDGSRYEMPVLINLFGTVERVAWGMDREPNQLRGVGETLAFLRQPEPPGGFREALELIPLARTVLSMKPKTVSSAPCQEVVLKGDDIDLGRLPIQGCWPGEPAPLITWPLVVTKGPGKKREDDFNLGIYRMQVTGRNTTLMRWLKHRGGAQHHRRWAASGKREPLPAAAVLGADPGTILAAVTPVPDTLSEYQFAGLLRGRKVELVDCKTIPLKVPAQAEIVIEGLVSLDEFGDEGPYGDHTGYYNAVEPFPVFHVTAITMRRNPIYLSTFTGRPPDEPSVLGEALNEVFIPLLVQQFPEIVDFWLPPEGCSYRIAVVSMKKAYPGHAKRVMMGVWSFLRQFMYTKWVIVVDDDINARDWKDVMWAVSTRMDPARDITVVEGTPIDYLDFASPESGLGGKVGLDATNKWPPETKREWGQQLRMTDEVIEEVTRKWDSYGIPLHGKPIWK; from the coding sequence ATGCCCTATTCCTCCCTGCGCGATTTCATGGACCGGCTGGAGCGCTCGGGCCGCCTCGTCCGGGTCAAGACGCCGGTCTCGCCCGTGCTGGAGATGACCGAGATCCACACGAGGCTGCTGGCGCAGCAGGGGCCGGCCGTCCTGTTCGAGAATGTCGTCCGGCCGGACGGGTCGCGCTACGAGATGCCGGTCCTGATCAACCTGTTCGGCACGGTGGAGCGGGTCGCCTGGGGCATGGACCGGGAGCCGAACCAGTTGCGCGGCGTCGGCGAGACGCTGGCCTTCCTGCGCCAGCCGGAGCCGCCGGGCGGTTTCCGGGAGGCCCTGGAGCTGATCCCGCTGGCCAGGACCGTACTGTCCATGAAGCCGAAGACAGTGTCCTCGGCGCCCTGCCAGGAGGTCGTGCTGAAGGGCGACGACATCGACCTGGGCCGCCTGCCGATCCAGGGCTGCTGGCCGGGCGAGCCGGCTCCCCTGATCACCTGGCCGCTGGTCGTGACCAAGGGGCCGGGCAAGAAGCGCGAGGACGACTTCAACCTCGGCATCTACCGCATGCAGGTGACCGGTCGGAACACCACGCTGATGCGCTGGCTGAAGCACCGGGGCGGCGCCCAGCACCATCGGCGCTGGGCGGCCTCGGGCAAGCGCGAGCCCCTGCCGGCCGCCGCCGTGCTGGGGGCGGACCCCGGCACCATCCTGGCCGCCGTCACGCCCGTCCCCGACACCCTGTCGGAATACCAGTTCGCCGGGCTGCTGCGCGGCCGCAAGGTCGAGCTGGTCGATTGCAAGACCATCCCGCTGAAGGTCCCGGCCCAGGCGGAGATCGTGATCGAGGGGCTGGTCAGCCTGGACGAATTCGGCGACGAGGGGCCGTACGGCGACCACACCGGATACTACAACGCGGTCGAGCCGTTCCCGGTCTTCCACGTCACCGCCATCACCATGCGGCGGAACCCGATATACCTCTCCACCTTCACCGGCCGGCCGCCCGACGAGCCCAGCGTGCTGGGCGAGGCGCTGAACGAGGTCTTCATCCCCCTGCTGGTCCAGCAGTTCCCCGAGATCGTGGATTTCTGGCTGCCGCCGGAGGGCTGCTCCTACCGCATCGCCGTGGTGTCCATGAAGAAGGCCTATCCGGGCCACGCCAAGCGGGTGATGATGGGCGTCTGGTCGTTCCTGCGCCAGTTCATGTACACCAAGTGGGTCATCGTCGTGGACGACGACATCAATGCGCGGGACTGGAAGGACGTGATGTGGGCCGTCTCCACCCGCATGGACCCGGCCCGCGACATCACCGTGGTGGAAGGCACGCCGATCGACTACCTGGACTTCGCCAGCCCGGAAAGCGGCCTCGGCGGCAAGGTCGGCCTGGACGCCACCAACAAGTGGCCGCCGGAGACCAAGCGCGAGTGGGGCCAGCAGCTCCGCATGACCGACGAGGTGATCGAGGAGGTCACCCGCAAGTGGGACAGCTACGGCATCCCGCTGCACGGCAAGCCGATCTGGAAGTAA
- a CDS encoding class I SAM-dependent methyltransferase, giving the protein MTITAPTSDSDAGRQAFVRANTELAAAPLLPEILLHLATQVTPLWEATEANLAACNLPPPYWAFAWPGGRAVARHLLDNPGLVAGRRVLDFASGSGMAAIAAAKAGAARVAAVEIDDFAVAAIGLNAGANGVTLDVLRDDIVGRPLPGIDVILAGDVCYERPMAERVIAWLRGLARGGTLVILGDPGRAYLPKSGLEALARFAVPTSLDLEDREVRDTTVWRLLGEG; this is encoded by the coding sequence ATGACCATCACCGCCCCCACCAGCGACTCCGATGCCGGCCGGCAGGCCTTCGTCCGGGCGAACACCGAACTCGCGGCGGCGCCGCTGCTGCCGGAAATCCTGCTTCACCTGGCGACCCAGGTGACGCCGCTGTGGGAGGCGACCGAGGCGAACCTCGCCGCCTGCAACCTGCCGCCGCCCTACTGGGCCTTCGCCTGGCCGGGCGGCCGGGCGGTGGCCCGCCACCTCCTGGACAATCCGGGACTGGTGGCGGGGCGCCGGGTGCTCGACTTCGCGTCGGGCAGCGGCATGGCCGCCATCGCCGCCGCCAAGGCCGGCGCCGCCCGCGTGGCGGCGGTGGAGATCGACGATTTCGCGGTCGCGGCGATCGGGCTCAACGCGGGGGCCAACGGCGTGACGCTGGACGTGCTGCGGGACGACATCGTGGGCCGCCCGCTGCCCGGGATCGACGTGATCCTGGCCGGCGACGTCTGCTACGAGCGGCCCATGGCCGAGCGGGTGATCGCCTGGCTGCGCGGCTTGGCGCGCGGCGGCACGCTGGTCATCCTGGGCGACCCCGGCCGCGCCTACCTGCCCAAGTCCGGCCTGGAGGCTCTGGCCCGCTTCGCCGTGCCGACCTCCCTGGACCTGGAGGACAGGGAGGTCCGCGACACCACGGTATGGCGGCTGCTGGGCGAGGGTTAG
- a CDS encoding calcium-binding protein: MGYRMGGSVIEFGSAGGDVIAAATRMVFDWTPAPGNSFEWMRYDAGDEFPDAGSRPSTATGTVTFDSLSPALGFAGAPVGFRFDSSSLSDTLESLKADPFAVWDGWSWDPATRTLDPRMGYESGHNSWVEYTDSLASSQGYASEGGFRFVHHGSWVLRPTPDLIAFGGAGNDRLLGGTGNDTLYGEAGDDELLGGLGRSFLSGGSGNDRLTGGFGGSVMTGGPGADTFLFARGGGADTVTDFDVFRDRLVIDRPVAEVLESAVPLGGSTLLDLGDGGTVHLAGVAADELLARADAIFGMA, translated from the coding sequence ATGGGCTACCGGATGGGCGGCAGCGTGATCGAGTTCGGAAGCGCCGGCGGCGACGTGATCGCGGCGGCGACGCGGATGGTGTTCGACTGGACGCCTGCGCCGGGAAATTCCTTCGAGTGGATGAGGTACGATGCCGGCGACGAGTTTCCCGATGCCGGAAGCCGGCCGAGCACGGCGACCGGAACGGTCACGTTCGACAGCCTGTCCCCGGCGCTGGGGTTCGCCGGAGCGCCGGTTGGCTTCCGGTTCGACTCGTCAAGCCTAAGCGATACGCTGGAAAGCCTGAAGGCCGATCCGTTCGCCGTCTGGGACGGCTGGTCCTGGGATCCGGCGACGCGGACCCTGGACCCGCGGATGGGATACGAATCCGGCCACAACTCATGGGTCGAATACACCGACAGCTTGGCCAGCAGCCAGGGTTATGCCTCGGAAGGGGGGTTCCGTTTCGTCCATCACGGAAGCTGGGTCCTGCGGCCGACGCCCGACCTGATCGCGTTCGGAGGCGCCGGGAACGACCGTCTCCTCGGCGGGACCGGGAATGACACCCTGTACGGCGAGGCCGGCGACGACGAGCTTCTCGGCGGGCTGGGCCGGTCCTTCCTGTCCGGCGGCTCGGGAAACGACCGGCTGACCGGCGGCTTCGGCGGTTCGGTCATGACCGGCGGACCGGGCGCAGATACCTTCCTGTTCGCCAGGGGCGGCGGAGCCGACACCGTGACCGACTTCGACGTCTTCCGCGACCGGCTGGTGATCGACAGGCCGGTGGCGGAGGTGCTGGAAAGCGCCGTTCCCCTGGGCGGATCGACCTTGCTCGACCTGGGCGACGGCGGCACCGTCCATCTCGCCGGCGTGGCCGCGGACGAACTGCTGGCACGGGCGGATGCGATCTTCGGCATGGCATAA
- a CDS encoding tRNA1(Val) (adenine(37)-N6)-methyltransferase — protein MLPTEGDGRTADRLLGGRVALFQPARGYRAAIDPVLLAAATPAAAGERVLDVGAGVGATTLCLAARVPGADVTGLELQPGLAALGAENVRANGLEDRVRILEGDLLAPPEGIAATAFDRVMTNPPFQEAGTHTPPPEAGRALAHGEGAADLAAWLDFCARRVKPRGTLTVIHRADRLDDLIALLHGRFGGITLVPLWPKAGRPARRVVVTARKGARSPARLMPGLVLHEADGGFTGAAQAILRDGAALDL, from the coding sequence TTGCTCCCGACTGAAGGCGACGGCCGGACCGCCGACCGGCTGCTGGGCGGCCGGGTCGCCCTGTTCCAGCCGGCCCGGGGCTACCGCGCCGCGATCGACCCGGTGCTGCTGGCGGCGGCGACGCCCGCCGCGGCGGGTGAACGGGTGCTCGACGTCGGCGCGGGCGTGGGCGCCACCACGCTGTGCCTGGCGGCGCGGGTTCCCGGCGCCGATGTCACCGGGCTGGAGCTCCAGCCCGGGCTCGCGGCGCTCGGGGCGGAGAATGTCCGCGCCAACGGGCTGGAGGACAGGGTCCGCATCCTGGAAGGCGACCTGCTGGCGCCGCCGGAAGGAATCGCCGCCACGGCCTTCGACCGGGTGATGACCAACCCGCCGTTCCAGGAGGCCGGCACCCACACTCCGCCGCCCGAGGCGGGGCGCGCGCTGGCGCACGGCGAGGGTGCGGCCGACCTGGCGGCCTGGCTGGACTTCTGCGCCCGCCGGGTGAAGCCGCGCGGCACCCTGACCGTCATCCACCGGGCCGACCGGCTGGACGACCTGATCGCCCTGCTGCATGGCCGGTTCGGCGGGATCACCCTGGTCCCGCTGTGGCCCAAGGCCGGCCGGCCGGCCCGCCGCGTCGTGGTGACCGCGCGCAAGGGAGCCCGCAGCCCCGCCCGCCTGATGCCCGGCCTGGTGCTGCACGAGGCCGACGGCGGCTTCACCGGCGCGGCCCAGGCGATCCTGCGCGACGGCGCCGCGCTGGATCTTTGA
- a CDS encoding polyprenyl synthetase family protein has product MAVVTNLSLKRSNPDVNALDKLTDLVADDLKACNTLIIDRMQSPVELIPQLAGYIIAAGGKRLRPVLTLASARLCGYEGTRHQALAACVEFIHTATLLHDDVVDESDLRRGLASANAVFGNKASVLVGDFLFSRSFQLMVEDGSLEVLRILSHASAVIAEGEVLQLTTSNDTGTSEQAYLDVIRAKTAELFAAACQIGAVVASRPAVEGDALFAYGLNLGIAFQLVDDVLDYSALQARLGKTVGDDFREGKITLPVILAYRRGSDEDRAFWHRTVEEMEQGDGDLDRAIAMMNQHGTLRDTVERARHYGAIARDSLGIFPDGPEKRALLDVIDFVIDREF; this is encoded by the coding sequence TTGGCGGTCGTCACCAACCTCAGCCTGAAACGATCAAACCCCGACGTGAACGCACTCGATAAGCTGACGGACCTGGTCGCCGACGACCTCAAGGCCTGCAACACCCTGATCATCGACCGGATGCAGTCGCCGGTCGAACTGATCCCCCAGCTCGCCGGATACATCATCGCGGCGGGCGGGAAGCGTCTCCGCCCGGTGCTGACGCTGGCCTCGGCGCGGCTGTGCGGCTACGAGGGGACCCGGCACCAGGCGCTCGCCGCCTGCGTCGAGTTCATCCACACCGCCACGCTGCTCCACGACGACGTGGTGGACGAGAGCGACCTGCGCCGGGGGCTGGCGTCCGCCAACGCCGTGTTCGGCAACAAGGCGAGCGTGCTGGTCGGCGATTTCCTGTTCAGCCGCTCCTTCCAGCTGATGGTCGAGGACGGCTCGCTCGAGGTGCTGCGCATCCTGTCCCACGCCTCCGCGGTCATCGCGGAGGGCGAGGTGCTCCAGCTCACCACGTCCAACGACACCGGCACCAGCGAGCAGGCCTACCTGGACGTCATCCGCGCCAAGACGGCGGAGCTGTTCGCCGCCGCCTGCCAGATCGGCGCGGTGGTGGCGTCGCGCCCGGCGGTGGAGGGCGACGCCCTGTTCGCCTACGGGCTCAACCTCGGCATCGCGTTCCAGCTGGTCGACGACGTGCTGGACTATTCGGCCCTGCAGGCCCGGCTGGGCAAGACGGTCGGCGACGATTTCCGCGAAGGCAAGATCACCCTGCCGGTGATCCTCGCCTACCGCCGCGGCAGCGACGAGGACCGCGCCTTCTGGCACCGCACCGTCGAGGAGATGGAGCAGGGCGACGGCGACCTGGACCGCGCCATCGCGATGATGAACCAGCACGGGACGCTGCGAGACACCGTGGAGCGCGCCCGGCACTACGGCGCCATCGCCCGCGACTCCCTCGGCATTTTCCCCGACGGGCCGGAGAAGCGCGCCCTGCTGGACGTCATCGACTTCGTGATCGACCGGGAGTTCTGA
- a CDS encoding PAS domain-containing sensor histidine kinase → MITLGAAALAGVVGLALQTLRVRGKSKRAADLQGEIDRLEALLSASPDAWCGWSPDGTHAISPGFAGLLGIERCERLEDIENALAPSDAAALNGAFGHLRRTGKPFQIVVTTADGGRVLELSGSRGTGSRGSSGDGERFDVLWARDIGHLTGEITRQTQARTAALQTLEEIRTALDRVPFPIWLRRRDLSIAWCNKAYADALDLTRDQALERQSELVPASLDGPRRSLAEQARAECAARSETQHLVIDGARRLIEITEAPVVAPGAEAAGSQAAMLVGYALDLTPQEELRRELDRHIAAHGEVLEQLGSPIAIYGADTRLLFFNQAYVSLWGLDEGWLETEPTYGEVMEDLRARRRLPEHADFPRYKREQLSKFTSLIEPAEDLLHLPDGTTLRMLLVPHPFGGLMFILEDVTNALALESSYNTLMAVQQESLDNLAEGIAVFGGDGRLKLSNPAYARIWRLRPEDLNGEPHLVELVEKMKDFFDFGNDWDGFKNESIASTLERAARNGRIERADGSVVEFSSVPLPDGAVLTSFLDVTDSVRVEQALRERNAALEAADRLKAEFIANVSYQLRTPLNAIMGFAEILANQYFGELNERQLEYSRAVLDSGQRLLLLINDILDLATVEAGFMVLERAPVDIPAMLGSVLNLTRDWARKQNLKLEIEHADDIGTIEADEKRLKQAVFNLISNAIKFTPPGGRILVSAERIGGSFVLAVSDTGIGIPAADQERVFGRFERANPQARQTGAGLGLSLVKSFIELHGGRVEIESRLNEGTCIRCILPVKANAVTQPAGTVRATT, encoded by the coding sequence ATGATCACGCTGGGTGCGGCGGCCCTGGCGGGGGTCGTCGGCCTTGCCTTGCAGACCCTCCGGGTGCGCGGCAAGTCGAAGCGGGCCGCGGACCTGCAAGGAGAGATCGACCGGCTGGAGGCGCTGCTGTCGGCTTCCCCGGATGCCTGGTGCGGCTGGAGCCCCGACGGCACCCACGCGATTTCCCCCGGCTTCGCCGGCCTGCTCGGCATAGAGCGCTGCGAACGGCTGGAGGATATCGAGAACGCCCTGGCGCCGAGCGACGCCGCGGCGCTCAACGGCGCCTTCGGCCATCTGCGCCGGACCGGCAAGCCGTTCCAGATCGTGGTCACCACGGCCGACGGCGGCCGGGTGCTGGAGCTGAGCGGATCGCGGGGCACGGGCTCACGGGGAAGCTCCGGGGACGGGGAAAGGTTCGACGTCCTGTGGGCCCGCGATATCGGCCATCTCACGGGCGAGATCACCCGGCAGACCCAGGCCCGCACGGCGGCCCTGCAGACGCTGGAGGAGATCCGCACGGCGCTCGACCGGGTTCCCTTCCCGATCTGGCTGCGCCGCCGGGACCTGTCGATCGCCTGGTGCAACAAGGCCTATGCCGACGCGCTCGACCTTACCCGCGACCAGGCGCTGGAGCGGCAGAGCGAACTGGTGCCGGCGTCGCTCGACGGGCCGCGCAGATCGCTCGCCGAACAGGCCAGGGCCGAGTGCGCCGCCCGGTCGGAAACCCAGCACCTGGTCATCGACGGCGCGCGCCGGCTGATCGAGATCACCGAGGCCCCCGTGGTGGCCCCGGGGGCGGAGGCCGCGGGATCGCAGGCGGCCATGCTGGTCGGCTACGCGCTCGACCTGACGCCCCAGGAGGAGCTGCGCCGGGAACTGGACCGGCACATCGCCGCCCACGGCGAAGTGCTGGAACAGCTGGGCTCGCCGATCGCGATCTACGGCGCCGACACCCGCCTGCTGTTCTTCAACCAGGCCTATGTCTCGCTCTGGGGCCTGGACGAGGGGTGGCTGGAGACCGAACCGACCTACGGCGAGGTGATGGAGGACCTGCGGGCTCGCCGGCGCCTGCCCGAGCACGCCGACTTCCCGCGCTACAAGCGCGAGCAGCTGTCCAAGTTCACCTCCCTGATCGAACCGGCCGAGGACCTGCTCCACCTTCCGGACGGCACGACGCTGCGCATGCTGCTGGTGCCGCACCCCTTCGGCGGCCTGATGTTCATCCTGGAGGACGTGACCAACGCGCTGGCGCTGGAATCCTCCTACAACACGCTGATGGCGGTCCAGCAGGAGAGCCTGGACAACCTGGCCGAAGGCATCGCGGTGTTCGGCGGCGACGGCAGGCTGAAGCTGTCGAATCCGGCCTACGCCCGGATCTGGCGGCTGCGGCCCGAGGACCTGAACGGCGAGCCCCATCTGGTCGAGCTGGTCGAGAAGATGAAGGACTTCTTCGACTTCGGCAACGACTGGGACGGGTTCAAGAACGAGAGCATCGCGAGCACCCTGGAACGGGCCGCGCGCAACGGCCGGATCGAGCGGGCGGACGGCTCGGTCGTCGAATTCTCCAGCGTGCCGCTGCCCGACGGCGCGGTGCTGACCAGCTTCCTGGACGTCACCGACAGCGTCCGGGTCGAGCAGGCGCTGCGCGAGCGCAACGCGGCGCTGGAAGCGGCCGACCGCCTGAAGGCGGAGTTCATCGCCAACGTGTCCTACCAGCTCCGGACGCCGCTGAACGCCATCATGGGCTTCGCGGAGATCCTGGCGAACCAGTATTTCGGCGAGCTGAACGAGCGCCAGCTGGAATACAGCCGCGCCGTGCTGGACAGCGGCCAGCGCCTGCTGCTGCTGATCAACGACATCCTGGACCTCGCCACGGTCGAGGCCGGCTTCATGGTGCTGGAGCGGGCTCCGGTGGACATCCCCGCGATGCTCGGCAGCGTGCTCAACCTGACGCGCGACTGGGCGCGCAAGCAGAACCTGAAGCTGGAGATCGAGCATGCCGACGACATCGGCACGATCGAGGCCGACGAGAAGCGGCTGAAGCAGGCGGTGTTCAACCTGATCAGCAACGCCATCAAGTTCACCCCGCCGGGCGGCAGGATCCTGGTTTCCGCCGAACGGATCGGCGGCTCCTTCGTGCTGGCCGTGAGCGACACCGGCATCGGCATCCCGGCGGCCGACCAGGAGCGGGTGTTCGGACGCTTCGAGCGGGCCAATCCCCAGGCCCGCCAGACCGGTGCCGGCCTCGGACTGTCGCTGGTCAAGAGCTTCATCGAGCTGCACGGCGGCCGGGTCGAGATCGAAAGCCGCCTGAACGAGGGCACCTGCATCCGCTGCATCTTGCCGGTCAAGGCCAATGCGGTCACCCAGCCCGCCGGCACGGTCCGCGCGACGACGTGA
- a CDS encoding S49 family peptidase has product MTALGRKPAPTVSVLRLSGVIGAGGALRPGITLAALAPAIQRAFSVPGQQAVALQVNSPGGSPVQSALVAGRIRQLADEKKVPVFAFAEDVAASGGYWLACAADEIYADPSSIIGSIGVVSAGFGFQDLIARYGIERRVHTSGTRKAMLDPFQPERDEDIVRLKAIQAEIHDAFKAMVRGRRGDRLKGTDEDLFSGEFWTGAKALDLGLVDGLGDLRSVMRDRFGEKVNLRLVHGERRWWRGRIRTEAALPALTPSGLADDLASAMINAVEDRAMWSRFGL; this is encoded by the coding sequence ATGACCGCCCTCGGTCGCAAGCCCGCCCCCACCGTTTCCGTTCTCCGGCTGTCCGGCGTCATCGGCGCCGGCGGGGCGCTCCGCCCGGGGATCACCCTGGCGGCCCTGGCGCCCGCCATCCAGCGCGCCTTCTCCGTTCCCGGCCAGCAGGCCGTGGCGCTCCAGGTCAATTCGCCCGGCGGTTCGCCGGTCCAGTCCGCCCTGGTCGCGGGACGCATCCGCCAGCTGGCCGACGAGAAGAAGGTGCCGGTCTTCGCCTTCGCGGAGGACGTCGCGGCGTCCGGCGGCTACTGGCTGGCCTGCGCCGCCGACGAGATCTACGCCGATCCCAGCTCGATCATCGGCTCGATCGGCGTGGTTTCCGCGGGCTTCGGCTTCCAGGACCTGATCGCCCGCTACGGGATCGAGCGGCGGGTACATACCTCCGGCACCCGGAAGGCCATGCTCGACCCGTTCCAGCCCGAGCGGGACGAGGACATCGTCCGGCTGAAGGCGATCCAGGCGGAGATCCACGACGCCTTCAAGGCCATGGTCCGCGGCCGGCGCGGCGACCGCCTGAAGGGGACCGACGAGGACCTGTTCTCGGGGGAGTTCTGGACCGGCGCCAAGGCGCTGGACCTGGGGCTGGTCGACGGGCTCGGCGACCTGCGATCGGTCATGCGCGACCGCTTCGGCGAAAAGGTCAACCTGCGGCTGGTCCATGGCGAGCGCCGCTGGTGGCGCGGCCGCATCCGGACGGAAGCGGCGCTGCCCGCCCTGACGCCGTCCGGCCTCGCCGACGATCTGGCAAGCGCCATGATCAATGCCGTCGAGGACCGCGCCATGTGGTCCCGCTTCGGCCTGTAG